Proteins found in one Planctomycetes bacterium MalM25 genomic segment:
- a CDS encoding Beta-porphyranase A precursor translates to MRVALALIACGAGAGAVAQTTLTIETDARSMTGGVRSLDRAQFFNYHGTLVAPNSTNLGNLVEETWSADGLNIATGRHSTDLDQGIAQNLPEDPTRPDYIDPAAAVAKIQGDYRNHVLNSSRWEPLREGENPIFIQNGRNGGFWPDYLDSGTQMPTNYEAYADFLNVYFEEVVYGPNAFLPIPQDRFYFEIMNEPQWTGVPWNDVIDLHRVVTEQVKEAYPQLRIGGTSSGDKFEGTGSNTWSDMKALIDDMTTWQTPGGQSVEFDYWTIHNYERYDVAADGSYEQAIHHSPGHVVAIMDLFETYSHNTLGDPKQFAITEYGSWNRTNMADGSYGDYARDEQQWDLVRDVREQLLVYMDRPDRIINATPFVSPRHWQNAVPTNPAGDNVFWEQDASGDWVETIVGNTFRMYSQVRGEYVKVDAGDPDLQSVAYRDGNQLYVMLNNLRSAEQEIDLETLGALGVTDAKLTRTFRLGGQNFYLPDTDVSGSWQDLTLQGEEGALLVLTLAGAEVYDHAHDSRTTYSADTEMAFSTQSFLTTTIDANTEDAVAAKLRFGFSATSETLPTISVRVNGNSFTITPDELELDDNDFDLVMREIEVPVDMLNDGQNDLSFFFPFSGSSGTISAAVLEVTRSIGDYNGGGKLDGGDLDALYQQFGAVAAGDRHDLTGDGQVNAADVNEWLALRNTLAGDADVDGDLDTRDAVAVLANRGASGVRPEWTRGNFDADGDVDGVDVATTLIGFTGAVEGGSTAGLLGDDETGNPNLVYDPATGELHLAPAGLEVLALSLSTDDALGGAADFSELDAAIDAGDGWADDTEQQAGWVSAQAAAGQGVDGFVLLGLGLTAPAGLDEAVLANFLSAAEWAGDGIGGQLDLVVLPTLPGDFNADGVVDAADYTVWRDAAGSTSDLAADANGDAIVDDLDYAVWRANYGVSATAPALAGVPEPTALLLTLTACSLLSRRR, encoded by the coding sequence ATGCGCGTGGCCCTGGCGCTGATCGCCTGCGGCGCGGGCGCCGGCGCGGTGGCGCAGACCACCCTCACGATCGAGACCGACGCCCGATCGATGACCGGCGGGGTCCGTTCGCTCGACCGCGCCCAATTCTTCAATTACCACGGCACCCTCGTTGCGCCCAACAGCACGAACCTGGGCAACCTAGTCGAAGAGACCTGGTCCGCCGACGGGCTCAACATCGCCACCGGGCGCCACTCGACCGACCTCGATCAGGGCATCGCCCAGAACCTGCCCGAAGACCCGACTCGCCCGGACTACATCGACCCCGCCGCCGCCGTCGCCAAGATTCAAGGCGACTATCGCAACCACGTATTGAACAGCTCGCGTTGGGAGCCCTTACGTGAAGGCGAGAACCCGATCTTCATACAGAACGGGCGCAACGGCGGATTCTGGCCGGACTACCTCGACTCGGGCACCCAGATGCCCACCAACTACGAGGCCTACGCCGACTTCCTCAACGTCTACTTCGAGGAAGTCGTCTACGGCCCGAACGCTTTCCTGCCGATCCCGCAGGACCGTTTCTACTTCGAAATCATGAACGAGCCGCAGTGGACCGGCGTCCCCTGGAACGACGTGATCGACTTGCACCGGGTGGTGACGGAACAGGTGAAAGAGGCCTACCCGCAGCTGCGCATCGGGGGGACTTCCAGCGGCGATAAGTTCGAGGGGACCGGCTCCAACACCTGGTCGGACATGAAGGCGCTGATCGACGACATGACCACCTGGCAAACCCCCGGCGGTCAGAGCGTCGAGTTCGACTACTGGACGATCCACAACTACGAGCGTTACGACGTCGCCGCCGACGGGTCGTACGAGCAGGCCATCCACCACTCGCCCGGTCACGTCGTGGCGATCATGGACCTCTTCGAGACCTACAGCCACAACACGCTAGGCGACCCCAAGCAGTTCGCGATCACCGAGTACGGCTCGTGGAACCGGACGAACATGGCCGACGGCTCCTACGGCGACTACGCTCGCGACGAGCAGCAGTGGGACCTGGTCCGCGACGTCCGCGAGCAGCTGCTCGTCTACATGGACCGGCCCGACCGGATCATCAACGCGACGCCCTTCGTCTCGCCGCGCCACTGGCAGAACGCCGTGCCGACCAACCCGGCCGGCGACAACGTCTTCTGGGAACAAGACGCCAGCGGCGATTGGGTTGAGACCATCGTGGGCAATACGTTCCGCATGTACTCCCAGGTCCGCGGCGAGTACGTGAAGGTCGATGCCGGCGACCCCGACTTGCAGAGCGTCGCCTACCGTGACGGAAATCAGCTCTACGTGATGCTCAACAACCTGCGATCCGCCGAACAGGAGATCGACCTGGAGACGCTCGGCGCCCTGGGCGTGACCGACGCCAAGCTCACTCGCACCTTCCGACTCGGCGGGCAGAATTTCTACTTGCCCGACACCGACGTGAGCGGCTCGTGGCAGGACCTCACCCTCCAGGGCGAAGAGGGCGCTTTGCTGGTGCTCACTCTCGCGGGGGCCGAGGTCTACGACCACGCCCACGACAGCCGCACGACCTACAGCGCCGACACCGAGATGGCGTTCAGCACGCAGTCGTTCCTCACCACCACGATCGACGCCAACACCGAGGACGCCGTCGCCGCGAAACTGCGGTTTGGCTTTAGTGCGACTTCGGAAACGCTGCCGACCATCAGCGTGCGAGTCAACGGCAACTCCTTCACAATCACGCCCGACGAACTGGAGCTCGACGACAACGACTTCGACCTCGTCATGCGCGAGATCGAGGTGCCGGTCGACATGCTCAACGACGGCCAGAACGACCTCAGCTTCTTCTTCCCCTTCTCCGGATCGAGCGGAACGATCAGCGCGGCCGTCCTCGAGGTGACCCGCTCGATCGGCGACTACAACGGGGGCGGCAAACTCGACGGCGGTGACCTCGATGCGCTCTACCAGCAATTCGGCGCCGTCGCCGCGGGCGACCGACACGACCTGACCGGCGACGGGCAGGTCAATGCGGCCGATGTCAACGAGTGGCTCGCGCTGCGGAACACCCTCGCCGGCGACGCGGACGTCGACGGCGACCTCGACACCCGCGACGCGGTCGCCGTGCTCGCCAACCGGGGCGCCTCGGGCGTCCGCCCCGAGTGGACCCGCGGCAACTTCGACGCCGATGGCGATGTGGATGGCGTCGACGTCGCGACCACGCTCATCGGCTTCACAGGCGCCGTCGAGGGGGGTTCAACGGCCGGCCTCCTGGGCGACGACGAAACCGGCAACCCGAACCTAGTCTACGACCCCGCGACCGGTGAATTGCATCTAGCCCCCGCCGGCTTGGAAGTCCTCGCCCTGAGCCTCTCGACCGACGACGCATTGGGCGGCGCGGCCGATTTCTCGGAACTCGACGCGGCGATCGACGCCGGCGACGGGTGGGCGGACGACACCGAGCAGCAGGCGGGCTGGGTCAGCGCCCAAGCGGCCGCCGGCCAAGGGGTCGATGGCTTCGTGCTCTTGGGCCTGGGCCTCACGGCGCCCGCGGGCCTTGATGAAGCGGTGCTCGCCAACTTCCTCTCCGCCGCGGAATGGGCGGGCGACGGCATCGGCGGTCAGCTCGACTTGGTCGTCCTTCCCACCCTTCCAGGCGACTTCAACGCGGACGGCGTCGTCGATGCCGCGGACTACACCGTTTGGCGTGACGCGGCAGGGAGCACTAGCGACCTGGCCGCCGACGCCAACGGCGATGCGATTGTTGATGATCTTGACTACGCTGTCTGGCGTGCCAACTACGGCGTGTCGGCGACCGCTCCCGCCCTGGCAGGCGTCCCCGAACCGACGGCCCTCCTGCTGACTCTCACCGCCTGCAGTCTCTTGTCGCGGCGACGCTGA